A single window of Oncorhynchus keta strain PuntledgeMale-10-30-2019 chromosome 34, Oket_V2, whole genome shotgun sequence DNA harbors:
- the LOC127915121 gene encoding LIM domain only protein 7-like, with translation MIDPTSGPRLVKCEKRPLLGRDNPLDPPEQLDESLASIFPDLENDDMFARRTQAFHSNSALAVLKTRVCVNHLSDHLYASNPQLNIATQPQTPGKDHKTVIPDIERDDFIFRKFNQPQDGRRQGPLLGAADSYNPMTIPEPWALPAKLQARLLCPPSPLTQEVEAESRENHEERGDRDGHPKTDDMLLRKFGVVLGVGVGAVRVQGQRSYLGMSANQMGPSLPTSCSEVDLQKMVAIREASRLRYKKRMMIERLAFLKS, from the coding sequence ATGATCGACCCCACCTCCGGCCCCCGGCTGGTCAAATGCGAGAAGCGTCCCCTTCTGGGGCGTGACAACCCCCTGGATCCACCAGAACAGTTGGATGAGTCCCTGGCAAGCATCTTCCCTGACCTGGAGAATGACGACATGTTCGCCCGACGCACCCAGGCCTTCCACTCCAACTCGGCGCTGGCTGTGCTGAAAACCCGGGTGTGCGTAAACCACTTGTCCGACCACCTCTACGCCTCGAACCCCCAGCTCAACATCGCCACCCAGCCGCAGACACCAGGCAAGGATCACAAGACCGTCATCCCCGACATCGAGAGGGACGACTTCATCTTTCGGAAGTTCAACCAGCCCCAGGATGGTCGGCGGCAGGGACCACTGTTGGGTGCGGCCGACAGCTACAACCCGATGACCATCCCTGAGCCCTGGGCACTGCCTGCCAAGCTCCAGGCGCGGCTGCTCTGCCCCCCCTCACCTTTGACCCAGGAGGTTGAAGCTGAGAGCAGGGAGAACCATGAGGAAAGAGGAGATCGTGATGGGCACCCTAAAACGGACGACATGTTGCTGAGGAAGTTTGGGGTGGTGCtcggggtgggggtgggggcagTGCGTGTCCAAGGTCAGCGGTCATATCTAGGTATGTCGGCCAATCAGATGGGTCCGTCGCTGCCCACTTCCTGTAGCGAGGTTGACCTGCAGAAGATGGTGGCGATTAGGGAGGCGAGTCGGCTGAGGTACAAGAAGAGGATGATGATTGAGAGATTAGCCTTTCTGAAGAGTTAG